aaattcagTGGCAAAACGCGACGTGCCGCTAAAAGCAGCGAGGCCACTCTCATACCCAGCACTGTCGCGTTTTAATTTGCTGTTCTCGTTCTCCAATCGAGCGATCTCTTTCTCCAGCTGTGCCATACGTTTGTCCTTCTCGGTgatcttttttatcttcttgtAGATCTTCCTGTTCTCCGTGGACATCGCCAGGGACGATGAAAGGTTCCGGGTCGGTGATTAAAATTGTGGCTGATGTATGTGCCGGAAATTGATTACGTTCTTCATAGCGGAAAAAGGTGTCGCCACCTAGCAACAAGGAAAcatatgaaaaattccaacTCGACCGTCCCGTTGAAAATCGTCTTTTATCGCGTTACAGGACCATCAAACATTGTACTTCGTGAAATCAATCCATCGATTtcgtttcatataaaatatacgtgtGCGCGTATTAAACGTTGCTGCGTTTCAACGTTTCGCGATGTTAGTTGTATGCGTGCATCTCCCTTCGTACGTGTCGCTTTTCACGCACGCAATCGTAGTGTACCGCGGTTGTGGACGGAATGAACAGGATGACGTTCGTCGAAGCGGCAAATCGTCCCTCATTTTCTGAATCGTCCGACTAAATGGAACATCCTCGCCGTCGCGAAAACGTCGCAATATTTTCAACGCGACCTCGTAATAATATCGTTTACAAGCAAGATCCCACGGCTAGAAAATTCAGTACTTTCCTCCGGTTCTTTATTCCATTAAAGCGCAAAGTCCTTATAGTTCCGAGCGGAAACTCCGCCAGCCAGACAAACGATGGTCGCTCGCCTCCAATTCTCCTCACACCCCTCGGTCGTTACCTCTTTTTCATCAGGATGCTGTAACGGCCTGTTGCCGCTACCGATATTGACGAGGCTTTAATACAAGCCTCGCTGCATTAACAGGGTTCGGAATATCGTCGCGGATTCGCAAACTACCCAGCTgcctttaaatatttataaaaagccGGGCATGTCCGTGGAATCGGGCGCCGTGCCGGATCGTTTCTCCTTCCTTCGTCATCCGTGAACGTGCACGGATCGTACAAGGCTAAGTCCAGCTTAGGCAAATAAATTTCCCTCGAGTTCGTTTATCGAATTCCTCAACGTGGGCCACCCCCCGTTCAATTTCAACCCTTTGCAACAACACGAACGCTGCGAGGGGTTCGTCTTACCATGCTCGACTATAGTTTCCATACGTGTCGCGCGGACGCGCACGAAGGCCACCTCCATCCTGCTCTGTACACATATGCCAGCCAGCCGAATTTATTTAACCCAATTAAGGAACCCCGTTGAGAATCTCCGAAGTGACTGTTCGACCGATTGAAAGTTACACGTGTTTTTGTCAGCTCTTGTTTAACGGCAAAGCTAGCGGAGAACGGAGGTGAAACCGGATACGAGACAAGCAGGAgagattaaaagaagaaaaagaagagggaaaaCGAGAGAGGGTGTTCTGTAAGCGAGTAAGTGTTCGCTCGACTAAGAAGCCCCCTATCGACGACGGAGAAACCACCGAACCCGTTGCCTGTACCAGGAATCGAGCAAACGGATATACTGTTTCAAGATCGTTGTGAGAAGATCGATCGACTTTTCCCCTGCCTTTAATTAGCGATCCGTTAGGTAAAGGGATAACGCCGTAGCGGGGTAAGCGTAATCAATTCAGGAAACGAAGACCGACAAGAAAACGCTTGGCGAGGTTTTCCGAGCAAAGCATAAAGCAAAGACGAAATAGATAGACAGAGATGAAATATCAAGGCGATGAGTAGAAAAGCGCGAGCTTTGAGAACgttccaaaaatattaaaactgccgcgagtttcttttctctttcaaagatttttatttcctgcTCGATTCGCGAGTAGTCGCGTTAaatctctttctattttcaaaatcGTACGCGTGCCGACTTTTTCTAGTCGCTGACCACGCACAAACAAAcctatagagagagagagagagagagagagagagagagagagagagagagggagagaaatcCAATTACCGCCTATGCCACATTTGGCATAATACGAATGGACTCGATCCACTCGAAGCTGCATCTATTTCGCATCAGGTGGAAGCCAATTGCATGGACCACGGCAATCGCAACCCCCGCCTCCGATAGCTTTcggttaaattattataatgtcGAACGAACAAAGCATAGCTCATCGGAAATTCTATGCTAATGAATTACGAAATCGAATCTGACTACGGCAACGTTCGCCGCGGCAATACTCTTTCACCCTCCCTATTCAATTACCGATACTGCAGCGAAACATATTCCGGtatttcgtggaatttttcatcgatgatCGCGAGCGAGACTCATTGGTCGCTAATGGAgatgttaaaaaaagaaaagaatcgaggggaaaaggagaagaaataaCGTTACTACCGGCAGATAGGATCTTGACGGGAAGAGAGCGTTGTTGATACTAGCTCCATCCTCTTTCGTGCAACTCGTCAATTACGGAACACGTAATGAATGAGCGCCTTCATAATTCGCGAAAAAAACTTATCTCCTCGTCCCTTTAACGCATCAACGGCTGCCGTCAACAGGCGCCCATACGCTTGGCTTAGCCCGGGACGTAGTAATGATTCTACGGAACAGAAGTAAATGTAGAAGACCCGCCACCTTCGTGTCTCCGCTATTTCTCGTCGCGACAGACCGTATAATGCGAGCACGACCGTGTCGCGACAGAGAGCGCACACGTATAGAAAGTTTCACCCAAACATCGTCTCGACGATCCTTGACTGAAATTCAGAAGTTGcgtttccttctccttttcctcTCCTCCTTCCCACCCCCCACCTGTCCCCCATCGTTCCTTTCccatttctttccttttttttcttccttttattttttattttgcaaacgCATAAGGCGTACTTACGCAGCAGGCGATAAGGGTTTTACGCGTGAAAATATAGCGTCAAGAACGCACATACCGCAACCATTCGCATTCAGGAAAACACGAACGAACGTTATTAAGGATGCTCCTCGTGGACGATACCGAACCGGCTTAATGGATTCAATGTCGAAGGATTTCATTTATCCAACCAATGTGTAAGTGCGTGTTTTGCACGAAGAACGGACTGGCAGACGacagaagaaggagaaaatttCCGGGCGGCGCGATAGTCTCTCTCCCGGGGGAAGAACCCAATACGAACGAACTAGACTTCGAAATCCATGGCAATAGCCGAGGAACATGCGTgagcgtgcgcgcgcgcgcgtaaTATTGCAAACGCATTTATACTATATGCGTGCAATATGCAAGAACGTTCACACGCACCTCTATACCCTACGAACCTTCCCATTGCATGATGCACTAATCACGGTAAAAGCCATAGCTCGCGTCCGTTATATCCGTTATCCGGCTGTGTCTTGCCTTACTTAATGGAAATATGAGAGGCGTTACACTCGTCTGGTGACACGTCTATCccgtttttttatttctagtaATACCGCGGGGACATTGTTCCACAAACACGGCCGCCGCTGTGTCAACGCGCCGCGTCAACACGGCGTCGAGAGACGTCTCATCGTCGCAGCGCGCCGCGGAGCCTCGACCTCTACCCGAAATTGTATTCGCACTCGCGAAAAACACCACACGGCCAATAATAATCGACCGCCTCGAAACGCCATGAAACAGATTCTAGTCCTCGATAAGAAAAAGCATCCATTCCATTCATGGTGCTAAATCTCCAAATGTACCGGCGCGATAAAGAGATCGTCATTACGATTCTGCAATTACCAGGCACATGGATATAACGTCAGAGTCAATTAAACACGACACCGGGTATCGTTTCGGTTTTGCATGGTGCACACTGCGATCGCATGGCGTTTTCAAGATTCGAGCTCGGCTAGTCGTGTCCACCTGTGAGCGGTGGAGGGCAAATTGTGATTTATGCGGCCAACATGTTGCCGACTGACGAAAGAGAATTGTAGACGTAATGAGTTATGGTGAGTCGCGGCTTAATGCAAATATATGGTCCGTTGCCATGTAATCAGCCAGTCGCTTGACATCGTGCGTGTGTGTCCGCGACGGAAGAGAACGCGTTTCACCATGGTCTGCGAATCAAACTTTTCTTCCATGCGAGAAACCGTTTAACGGGGGCGTAGACATCGTAGATCGTTTCTCCACAGCGTTCGCTGGCAATCGCGCTATCGCCGCCTAGCTTCCTTATCCGCCCCAGAACCCCTCATTCGAACGATATTGGCATATTTTCTGTGTAACTTCAAGGGTGAACGAAGGCCTAGACACCCTTCGCTATCGTGGAGATCGCGCCGCACTGACGATAAACCCGTAGACATCAAACACGGGGCGCCATGGGTACCAGGCGTTACTAATTCACCGATAGTTTCGACTATGTTTATTAACGACGAGTAATATTCTTAGATAAATGCGACGATATTCGAGGCGTGACCAGGCATCGCCCCGCAGGCAAATAGTGCGTGAAATGGAAACGCATGCAAATTGCAACGAGTCAACCGGTAAACTACACGTTAACATTAACGCGTGTTAGTACGTTACCGTGCGACATATAAACGAGCATACATTTTCCGTTCGATCTCGACACGCGATTTCCGCTGTTCGCCAACTCGAAACGTCGCCCGAGAATCCAATAACAAAACGCGAACTAGTTTTCGAAGAGCGGTGCGCAGCCGCCGCGATAGTAAGGGTCTCCAGGGCTGTGAGCTCGTTGAAACCGACCCTTGATAGGTGCACTTTTGGGGTAGCCGGCAAGCCCCCTACGCTAGTGACTGTGCTTCAAGCCTCGAGTGCCCAGCGAGACGCGCAAGAGCGAAGGGCTGTGCGTATACCGGCTGTGTCACGAGACGAACTACATCcaagatgaaatttcaaatattccacgCTTCGAGTTTAATCCTCTTTTTAAGGAGAACCTGTACACGTAAACCCCGCGATACTCCTGCGGAACTTCCTCTTCCTCGATGGCAGAAAATGCGATACTGTACTGTAAACTTCTGTTTTACGATTGAAATATCCATACCGTAAACTTATTCTTTGCGAACGTTTACCTACGCGCATTTTATGGTGTGTCGAAGAGTATCGGCTGATGACACAACGACACCATAAGGCTCCGCTTTTAAGCCGAGATTGCCTGTGCTTTGCGCCGGAAGCACACGTGTTTCAAAGGCGGCTCGTCGTCGCGTCTATAaagagcaaaaaaaaaaagacagagcTCCTGCCGCCACGCTAGATTCCCATCTGTGACGGCGCGTCGCCCTGAGAATCGCGGCGAGACgaagaattatgaaaattacttaattCGTTGCTTCCAAAGGGGCACGAACCTTGAACGGATTGCAGACAAGGAAACTTGGTATAGACATTGAAACGTGGTGCCTTTGACAAAAGAGCATCTATCGTCGTTGATCATAGTTCAGTTTGTCTCGAAGGAAGTTTGTCTCTGAATCGATACGGTCGTTGAACTGTACAGATCTTATCAGAATTCTGTCACACGTAGAAACGTTTAGCCTCGTATGAAATCGTCGTTAAGAAATAAACACAATATCTGCGAGGTATATGCTTTGTTTAAACTATAGTCGATGTCGCGGTGAGAACGTACGACAGACGATCGTGCGAAACGTCCATCATTAGCGCCATATAAATAATCGTACTGGCCTGTCGTCGTATTAGCCTGTTTCATCGAGCGGATGcgcgtgaaaaataatatcgtccctattacgatatacgtatatgcgtgaaacagaaaaaaggaataaacgGGTTTAAATGGCGGGTAATTAAAAACCGGGAAGTAAAATCAGCCGGGGTTACAGCTCATTAGTTTTCAGCGACGAAGAACGGTAACAGAGGCCGCGAAAACGTCCGTTGAATGCCGGATATAGCAGACGCGTTATGTCATCGGGCGCACACAGCCGCAGGAGGACGCGTGTACGTGTCCCGCGGCGGCGTTAATTGGCCCCGCgatgaatattacaaaataccaCAGCCTGAAAGGAGAGGCACCgctttaattacaatataatgcGTGTCGGCCAAGCTCCTCGCGTGAAAGACCGATACCTTCTCCctcttattacgttattacgcgACTGCAGGCAACACCTTGCTTTCATCAAATTGCTTAATATGGAAATCGTTCAAGAAAGTTTCATTCTAGCCGGATCCATTCGGGCAGACCGAGATGAAGCCAAACGGCATCAAGGATCGCGCGAGCATTGTAAAATGGAGATTCGATCGCGGTAATAGTTGTAATATCCGAAATTTTGCTGATTTGAAATTCGATTTCAGGCCTTTAACTATGCTGACGTTGATGGAAGGGGATTTTTGAGCAAACGAGAGTATAAAATAGCGATGACTGTTGTCTTCGGATGTCGCCCGAACAAAGTAAAGTCCtcttttaagaagaaaataatttgttgctTAAAAAAAGTTTAATCATTGTCTTGATCTGTAGACGGAAGTGAAGCAGATTTTTCAATCTACCGAGAGAATTCTGTACGGGGAATTTGAATCATGGGTGTTCAAGAAGAGTAAAAAGGATGATTCATACGTTAATGCAGAATTATTATTCGCTTTACTGGATA
This genomic window from Bombus pyrosoma isolate SC7728 linkage group LG4, ASM1482585v1, whole genome shotgun sequence contains:
- the LOC122566622 gene encoding EF-hand calcium-binding domain-containing protein 11-like, with protein sequence MKPNGIKDRASIAFNYADVDGRGFLSKREYKIAMTVVFGCRPNKTEVKQIFQSTERILYGEFESWVFKKSKKDDSYVNAELLFALLDKDHKGYLILDDFYTASKSVNLKVLPTIWQTMFKELDCYRKGYIDFYEFLRILPTT